The Candidatus Deferrimicrobiaceae bacterium genomic sequence GTTCCACGATCCGCTCCCAGCGCTTCGGCTTTCTGACGACTCGCCGGACCGAGGGAAGATTCCTGGACGCGAGATAGCGGGCCGTCACGCCGTTCGCCCCGATCATGAAATCCTCGATGATGTCCTTCGCCCGGTTCCGGCTTTCGACCGCGAGATCCACCAGGTCGTCGGCATCGAACACCGCGCGCGCCTTGATGGTTTCCAGGTTCAGGGCGCCGTGGGCTTGCCGGACGCTTTTCATCTTTTGGGCCGTGCGGTCCTGCAGCATCAGGTTCCCGGCCAATCCGTCGACGGCCGCGATTCCTTCGGGCATCACCCCGGTTCCCTCGAGCCAGGCGGCCAGGCTGTCGTACGCGAGTTTCGCCTGGTTCCGGACGATCGCCGCCCGGATATCGGAGGAACGGAGGGAACCGTCCCCGGCGATCACCATCTCGACGACGATCGCGCGGCGGTCCTCGCCGGGATTGAGGGACGTCAGGTCGGTCGAGAGCTTCTCGGGGAGCATGGGGAAGATGCCGCCGGCGGTGTAGACGGAGGTCGTGTTGTGCCGCGCATGGTCGTCGAGAGGCGCTCCCCGCTTCACGAGGGCGTCGACGTCGGCAATGGCGACGAGAAGCTTCGCTGCGTCCCCGGGAAGCGCCTCGGCGACGCTGAGCTGGTCCAGGTCGCGGGAGTCGTCATTGTCGATGGAGCACCAGGGAAGGGCTCTCAAGTCCTGCACGGTCGCATCGGCGGGGAGGGGGAAAGGGAGGATCCCGCCAAGCTCGGCCAGCACCTCGGGAGAGAAGTCGGGCAGCAGCCCGCGTTCGA encodes the following:
- a CDS encoding RNB domain-containing ribonuclease translates to MTMKPGDTHRSILRGIARRAMLERGLLPDFSPEVLAELGGILPFPLPADATVQDLRALPWCSIDNDDSRDLDQLSVAEALPGDAAKLLVAIADVDALVKRGAPLDDHARHNTTSVYTAGGIFPMLPEKLSTDLTSLNPGEDRRAIVVEMVIAGDGSLRSSDIRAAIVRNQAKLAYDSLAAWLEGTGVMPEGIAAVDGLAGNLMLQDRTAQKMKSVRQAHGALNLETIKARAVFDADDLVDLAVESRNRAKDIIEDFMIGANGVTARYLASRNLPSVRRVVRKPKRWERIVELAAESGVTLPGDPDSRALEAFLLKAKASDPLRFPDLSLSIIKLMGAGEYTVEFPGEQAEGHFGLAVRDYTHSTAPNRRYPDLVTQRLLKAAMSGTPVPYGREELEGLGAHCTEEEDAARKVERQVEKSAAALLVESRIGETFDALVTGAADKGTWVRILHPPIEGKLVGGFEGVDVGHRVRVRLVHTDVERGFIDFKRIG